One window of the Candidatus Woesearchaeota archaeon genome contains the following:
- a CDS encoding NTP transferase domain-containing protein — translation MIRKAVIMAAGKGVRMMPLTKLVPKPLIHINGKPFLYHLLIRLKKAGYSDYAIIVGHKGSKVKSFLQEYGFKARLIHQDKRLGTAHALKLASKFTGHDQFIALGGDSLWSVPDLRKISKDDKLSYVATTKVKDWKRYGIIVEKKGYLSRIVEKPKKFVGNQINTGLYKFTPEIYDAIAKIGKSSRGEYELTDALTLLAKGKKIRTVKCQDAWIDMGCPEDIPLIDNYLKGAR, via the coding sequence ATGATAAGAAAAGCTGTTATTATGGCTGCGGGAAAAGGCGTGCGGATGATGCCACTCACCAAACTGGTGCCTAAACCATTGATACATATAAATGGCAAACCTTTTCTCTATCATCTGCTCATTCGCCTGAAAAAAGCAGGCTATTCGGATTATGCAATTATTGTTGGGCATAAAGGCAGCAAAGTCAAATCATTTTTGCAGGAATATGGCTTTAAAGCCCGTTTAATCCACCAGGACAAAAGACTCGGGACTGCCCATGCCTTAAAGCTTGCTTCAAAATTCACTGGCCATGACCAGTTTATTGCCCTCGGCGGGGACAGTTTATGGTCTGTGCCTGACCTCCGAAAAATTTCAAAAGACGATAAACTCAGCTATGTGGCCACCACAAAAGTCAAGGACTGGAAAAGGTACGGCATTATCGTGGAGAAAAAAGGCTATCTTTCCCGCATAGTTGAAAAGCCAAAAAAATTTGTCGGGAATCAAATAAATACAGGGCTTTACAAATTTACTCCTGAAATTTATGATGCAATTGCAAAAATAGGCAAATCCTCTAGGGGGGAATATGAGCTCACAGATGCCCTGACTCTGCTCGCAAAAGGCAAAAAAATTCGGACTGTAAAATGCCAGGACGCCTGGATTGACATGGGCTGTCCAGAGGACATACCACTTATTGATAATTATCTCAAAGGGGCCAGGTGA
- a CDS encoding glycosyltransferase family 39 protein encodes MSRKKFQAGQSGKTGRKYGHLSDPLLSLILLISLAIALFHFSATSVWWDSSVYIGMGKYMFSNGASGFWEDVRPPLLPVILGLAWKIGLDPLIAGKVLMLAAGLYSIYLAYTIAMNIFGRPTALLASAMLAFSPTFVLFQGLILTDILAVCLSLFGIYLFIRRHLYSSGVVLALAFIARFLHLAVFLAMLVLTVIMALAANKKGRPAGPWRGNGDVIAIVLGFLTILVPFLAFNFGMYGNIFQPFIRQIFMSKYTGWIYWKPAGFYVVGLLKENFLSIFFIAGILGIRRWAQRDAAVDRQHESEDKSKFYWHAWLITCLFILYFAYFTIIQHKEMRFALAFLPYLYILAGFGLFTAWQSARTIRVGDVHARVKTFEKTIVIISVIAGMAWMAQSYVGIGQAWNYAPRYIPSAFNEHLSSLDNQAQVWVSSPLFMANSDLKSSGLMYYPLFDSQKILQLSNQLRSASDILIDTCDFECPPWDAGCESAKSALFAQIRQEFNTNYEENGLICSYYIFSARHVS; translated from the coding sequence ATGTCGAGGAAAAAATTTCAGGCTGGCCAATCAGGCAAAACAGGCAGAAAATATGGCCATTTGAGTGACCCACTGCTTTCCTTGATACTGCTTATCTCCTTGGCAATTGCCCTGTTCCATTTTTCTGCAACATCAGTTTGGTGGGATTCCTCAGTTTACATAGGCATGGGAAAATACATGTTTTCTAACGGTGCCTCAGGCTTTTGGGAGGATGTAAGGCCCCCCTTGCTCCCTGTAATCCTTGGCCTTGCCTGGAAAATCGGGCTTGACCCGCTAATTGCCGGCAAGGTGCTTATGCTCGCCGCAGGCCTCTATTCAATCTACCTTGCTTACACAATTGCCATGAATATTTTCGGAAGGCCCACAGCCCTGCTCGCTTCGGCAATGCTTGCCTTCTCCCCAACCTTTGTTCTTTTCCAGGGTCTCATACTAACTGATATATTGGCTGTATGCCTGTCGCTTTTTGGCATTTATTTGTTTATCAGGAGGCATCTTTATTCTTCAGGAGTTGTTTTGGCTTTGGCTTTTATTGCCCGTTTCCTGCATCTGGCTGTTTTCCTGGCAATGCTCGTCTTGACGGTAATAATGGCATTGGCTGCAAACAAAAAAGGAAGACCTGCAGGTCCTTGGCGAGGAAATGGTGATGTCATTGCAATTGTACTGGGGTTCTTGACCATCTTGGTTCCATTTTTGGCATTCAATTTTGGAATGTATGGCAATATTTTTCAGCCATTTATCCGCCAAATTTTCATGTCAAAATACACTGGCTGGATCTATTGGAAGCCAGCTGGCTTTTACGTTGTTGGCCTGCTTAAGGAAAATTTCCTCTCAATATTTTTTATTGCAGGCATTCTTGGCATAAGGCGGTGGGCACAAAGGGACGCGGCGGTGGATAGGCAGCATGAATCAGAAGACAAATCCAAATTTTATTGGCATGCGTGGCTCATCACTTGCCTGTTTATCCTGTATTTTGCATATTTCACCATAATCCAGCACAAGGAAATGAGGTTTGCACTTGCCTTTTTGCCCTATCTGTACATTTTGGCGGGCTTTGGGCTTTTCACGGCATGGCAGTCTGCAAGGACTATCCGTGTAGGAGATGTTCATGCGCGTGTAAAAACCTTTGAAAAAACCATTGTCATTATCTCGGTCATTGCGGGGATGGCATGGATGGCACAATCTTACGTCGGCATCGGTCAAGCTTGGAATTACGCTCCACGTTATATCCCCTCTGCATTCAATGAGCACCTTTCAAGTCTCGACAATCAGGCGCAGGTATGGGTCTCAAGCCCCCTGTTCATGGCAAACAGCGACTTGAAGTCAAGTGGCCTGATGTACTATCCATTGTTTGATAGCCAAAAAATCCTACAGCTTTCGAACCAGCTGCGGTCAGCGAGCGACATACTGATTGATACATGCGATTTTGAATGCCCACCATGGGATGCAGGCTGTGAATCTGCAAAGTCCGCTTTATTCGCACAAATAAGGCAAGAATTCAATACTAATTATGAGGAGAACGGCCTTATCTGCTCTTATTACATCTTCAGCGCTAGGCACGTTTCCTGA
- a CDS encoding phospholipid carrier-dependent glycosyltransferase: MKQHDRKNKAYENIFLALLILFSFVIRLFPVDTSYFFWDETVYLQNAQYYAGMPASYTELNIRPPLLPMMLSGIYSLGLDAEVWSRVLMAFLNSLMVLLAFQFAKQHSSKAAWISAVIVSLLPFHILASKWVMTDALAALISGASVYFFFRGIAQVPKAKKSNFSMQNIYMGISGLIFGLSILVKFTSIIYAGVLFLALIYLIPIPSWPAKLSSLSAPLLLFAVFAILPMVPYLAWSHATFGNLYRPFHDAFHVVAENEPTSLAFSLWSLADFFGLFIVIFIIFAFYNFHGRKSYSGNFSSFMMYWALFMLLYYFVILQRGVAKPISMEWEAERFLLPALLPVILSCSLFLSNIKSQVIFPIVVIILMLQAQGYSRAYTPSIGFENGLRQVTKDASGFLRLNIADGSIVYCNLNCPVIAYYSKMEVRQIHDFPNLGPAEHVLILHDLREPRVYARQGSRYFIANGQWEANYYNYKE; this comes from the coding sequence ATGAAGCAGCATGACCGAAAGAATAAGGCATATGAAAATATATTCCTTGCGCTATTAATACTATTTTCTTTTGTAATAAGGCTGTTCCCGGTGGATACAAGCTATTTCTTTTGGGATGAGACAGTTTATCTTCAAAATGCACAATATTATGCAGGCATGCCTGCAAGCTATACCGAGCTTAATATCAGGCCACCATTGCTTCCAATGATGCTATCAGGCATCTACTCTCTGGGGTTGGATGCTGAAGTCTGGTCCAGGGTCCTGATGGCATTTCTGAACAGCCTTATGGTGCTGCTGGCTTTTCAATTTGCAAAACAGCACAGCAGTAAGGCAGCATGGATTTCAGCTGTCATTGTCTCGCTTTTGCCTTTCCACATCCTTGCCAGTAAATGGGTGATGACCGATGCACTTGCAGCCCTAATCTCGGGCGCTTCCGTATACTTTTTCTTTCGCGGAATTGCACAGGTCCCTAAAGCAAAAAAAAGCAATTTCTCCATGCAAAATATTTACATGGGCATTTCTGGCCTTATATTTGGGTTATCCATCCTTGTCAAATTCACATCAATAATATATGCTGGCGTATTATTTCTGGCGCTGATTTATCTTATTCCCATCCCTTCCTGGCCTGCCAAATTATCCAGCCTGTCAGCTCCTCTCTTGCTGTTTGCCGTGTTTGCAATATTGCCAATGGTGCCATATTTGGCATGGAGCCATGCAACCTTTGGGAATCTTTACCGGCCTTTCCATGACGCATTTCATGTGGTTGCAGAGAATGAGCCCACAAGCCTCGCATTTTCCCTGTGGTCATTGGCCGATTTCTTCGGCCTGTTTATAGTAATTTTCATAATTTTTGCCTTTTATAATTTTCATGGGCGAAAATCTTATTCAGGGAATTTCAGTAGCTTCATGATGTATTGGGCGCTTTTCATGCTTTTGTACTATTTTGTGATACTGCAGCGAGGCGTTGCCAAGCCAATCTCCATGGAATGGGAAGCCGAGCGTTTTTTATTGCCCGCATTGCTCCCTGTTATTTTATCGTGTTCTTTGTTCCTGTCCAATATTAAATCACAGGTTATCTTCCCGATTGTTGTAATCATTTTAATGTTGCAGGCACAGGGATATTCCAGGGCCTATACACCCTCAATTGGATTTGAGAATGGGTTAAGGCAGGTCACAAAGGATGCCTCTGGTTTCTTGAGGCTAAATATTGCCGATGGCTCAATTGTCTACTGCAATCTCAACTGCCCTGTGATCGCATACTATTCCAAAATGGAAGTGAGGCAAATACATGATTTTCCCAATCTTGGGCCTGCAGAGCATGTGCTGATTCTGCATGACCTCAGGGAGCCCCGCGTTTATGCAAGGCAGGGATCAAGGTATTTTATTGCCAACGGGCAGTGGGAGGCAAATTATTATAATTACAAGGAGTGA
- a CDS encoding adenylate kinase family protein, with product MSKKISIQKPIIVAISGTPGTGKTSIAKELSLSKRWKLIEISKFAKKHGLYEKYDRARQTYIVDASHLVRHLKQAIMALQGHNGIIVDGHMAHFLPASYVDLCVIVKADLHTIRNRLRKRGYSATKVRENLDSEIFDICLEEARSFGHRPLILDTGKKTIKTLAKKILSALKLRKN from the coding sequence ATGAGCAAAAAAATTTCAATCCAAAAGCCCATTATAGTGGCAATAAGTGGAACTCCTGGAACAGGGAAGACAAGTATAGCCAAAGAACTCTCACTTTCCAAACGCTGGAAACTAATTGAAATCAGCAAATTTGCCAAAAAACATGGCTTATACGAAAAATATGACCGTGCGCGTCAAACTTACATTGTGGATGCATCCCATCTTGTTAGGCATCTTAAGCAGGCTATAATGGCATTGCAGGGCCATAATGGTATCATTGTCGATGGCCATATGGCCCACTTTCTGCCGGCATCTTATGTGGATTTGTGCGTTATTGTGAAAGCCGACCTCCATACAATCAGGAACCGCCTTAGAAAAAGGGGGTATTCTGCCACAAAGGTGAGGGAAAACCTTGATTCTGAGATATTTGATATCTGCCTGGAAGAGGCGAGGTCATTTGGTCACAGGCCTTTGATTTTGGACACTGGCAAGAAAACCATAAAAACCCTCGCAAAGAAGATCCTTTCAGCGCTTAAACTTAGAAAGAATTGA
- a CDS encoding GNAT family N-acetyltransferase → MRELKPEDFTSGFFESLNNLAPTEGTTPESAIAHLKKISKNPVYHFFVAEKDGKIVGVTTLLVEEKFIHGLSKVGHIEDVSARQGHEGHGVGSALVRHATQKAKALGCYKAILDCSEKTVAFYEKSGYKRHGVEMRIDFK, encoded by the coding sequence ATAAGGGAGCTCAAACCAGAAGATTTTACATCGGGATTTTTTGAGAGCCTCAACAACCTGGCGCCAACTGAAGGCACAACCCCTGAATCAGCTATTGCCCATCTAAAAAAAATATCAAAAAACCCAGTCTACCACTTTTTTGTGGCTGAAAAGGATGGAAAGATAGTTGGCGTTACAACGCTTCTGGTCGAGGAAAAATTCATTCACGGCCTGTCAAAAGTGGGCCATATAGAGGACGTTTCAGCCAGGCAAGGCCATGAAGGCCATGGAGTAGGCTCTGCCCTTGTGCGCCACGCCACTCAAAAAGCCAAAGCCCTCGGATGCTATAAAGCAATCCTTGATTGCAGCGAAAAAACCGTAGCATTCTATGAAAAATCCGGCTACAAAAGGCACGGCGTGGAAATGAGGATAGACTTCAAATAG
- the glmS gene encoding glutamine--fructose-6-phosphate transaminase (isomerizing): MCGIFGYIGKKLPLNVVVRGLKKLEYRGYDSWGVASKARGKIESERHVGKIGEAKIIAKRMKENNGIGIGIGHTRWATHGGVSEQNAHPQFSCNAAISVVHNGIIENFDSLKQILIKEGHKFSSETDTEVIAHLVEKFYQGNLEQAVLMTLRQLVGTYGILVIHKDESKIVAAKNGSPLVLGIGDHEYFIGSDVSPIVEYTKKVIYLDDGDVLTLTKSGYNITDGDNTGQAKKVERVSWSVDQIEKKGFKHFMLKEIFEQPDSILNTMRGRLQKDNVKLGGLNLPETQVKSISRIIIAACGTSWHAALVGEYLMEQYLRIPVEVEYASEFRYRSPVLTKNDLVLVISQSGETADTLAALKLAKANGAKTLGIVNVVGSTIAREAGGGIYTHAGPEIGVASTKAFSSQVIALCILTLHIGILRKIVSPAKAKELIAHMQDLPAQMKSILSQASGVEQIAKKYAKSNNFLYLGRGYEFPIALEGALKLKEISYIHAEGYPAAEMKHGPIALIDANMPVVFLANETTAYDKVISNMREVKARHGKIIAIASEGDTLITQIADDVIFIPKTLEVLMPVLSTIPLQLLAYYIADLRGCDIDKPRNLAKSVTVE, translated from the coding sequence ATGTGCGGAATTTTTGGATACATTGGAAAGAAGTTGCCTCTTAATGTAGTAGTCAGAGGCCTGAAAAAACTAGAATACAGAGGCTATGATTCCTGGGGAGTTGCATCAAAGGCGCGTGGCAAAATCGAATCTGAGAGGCACGTTGGAAAAATTGGCGAGGCAAAAATCATTGCCAAGCGCATGAAGGAGAATAATGGGATTGGCATTGGAATCGGGCATACACGCTGGGCAACGCACGGCGGGGTTTCTGAGCAGAATGCCCATCCTCAATTTTCATGCAATGCTGCAATCTCAGTTGTCCATAATGGCATAATTGAGAATTTTGACAGCCTCAAGCAAATTCTGATTAAGGAAGGCCACAAATTTTCCAGCGAAACTGATACAGAGGTCATTGCCCACCTTGTGGAAAAATTCTATCAGGGCAATCTCGAACAGGCTGTTTTGATGACGCTCAGGCAGCTGGTTGGAACTTATGGAATCCTGGTCATCCACAAAGACGAAAGCAAAATCGTCGCTGCGAAAAATGGCAGCCCCCTCGTTCTGGGGATAGGCGACCATGAGTATTTCATTGGAAGTGATGTCTCACCAATCGTCGAATACACAAAGAAAGTAATCTATCTGGATGACGGAGATGTCCTTACACTGACAAAGTCTGGCTATAACATCACCGATGGTGACAATACTGGCCAGGCCAAGAAAGTTGAAAGAGTTTCCTGGTCCGTTGACCAGATTGAGAAAAAGGGCTTCAAGCATTTCATGCTCAAGGAAATCTTCGAGCAGCCTGACAGCATCCTCAATACCATGCGGGGAAGGCTTCAGAAAGACAATGTAAAATTGGGCGGCCTAAACCTGCCGGAAACCCAGGTAAAGTCAATTAGCAGGATAATCATCGCGGCTTGCGGGACTTCCTGGCACGCTGCCCTGGTTGGCGAATATCTTATGGAGCAATACCTGAGGATTCCTGTTGAAGTTGAATATGCATCCGAATTCCGGTATCGCAGTCCTGTGCTCACCAAGAATGACCTTGTGCTCGTTATCAGCCAGTCCGGGGAAACTGCTGATACCCTCGCAGCATTGAAGCTGGCAAAGGCAAATGGGGCAAAAACCCTGGGCATTGTCAATGTTGTGGGCAGCACAATAGCCAGGGAAGCAGGCGGCGGTATCTACACCCACGCCGGCCCGGAAATCGGGGTTGCCAGCACAAAAGCATTTTCCAGCCAGGTAATAGCGCTGTGCATCCTTACCCTGCATATCGGAATCCTTCGCAAAATTGTCTCTCCTGCAAAAGCAAAAGAGCTTATTGCCCACATGCAGGACCTTCCAGCACAAATGAAGAGCATCCTAAGCCAGGCATCGGGAGTGGAGCAGATAGCAAAAAAATATGCAAAATCCAACAATTTCCTTTATTTGGGCAGGGGCTATGAATTCCCTATTGCCCTGGAAGGCGCGCTGAAGCTCAAGGAAATCAGCTATATCCACGCTGAAGGCTATCCTGCTGCTGAAATGAAGCACGGGCCGATTGCCCTGATTGATGCAAACATGCCGGTTGTTTTTCTTGCAAACGAAACAACTGCCTACGACAAGGTTATCAGCAACATGAGGGAAGTAAAGGCACGGCACGGCAAGATAATTGCCATTGCCAGCGAAGGTGACACCCTTATAACCCAAATCGCAGACGATGTAATTTTTATACCAAAAACGCTTGAAGTGCTTATGCCTGTCCTGAGCACAATCCCCCTTCAGCTGCTGGCGTACTATATAGCAGACCTGCGGGGCTGCGACATCGACAAGCCCAGAAACCTGGCCAAGAGCGTGACGGTGGAATGA
- a CDS encoding helix-turn-helix domain-containing protein, with translation MVESFIVRDEGKGLQRQSIKLLDKPSAIKLIDNAARIEIIKALSKMPMYPAELAKALKMHEQLVYYHIKQLMNASIIHVVERQEIRGTMAKKLAVKDLNFAVLLSDDWKDFSVAETGLMDKKLKAFLEPLVMEGELQGKIVVGSPDPHGPFKARARDSHYAIDLSIFLGKYVKMPSDFAVSLDVDINLSSTDTNFLLVGGPVTNLVVSTVQEKMPARFADNKPWGLFSDKTQKKYTEESIGVVAKIPNPHFPNRYVIILAGISSPGTKAAVLALTRHTKRLMGSYTGQKAWSAIVQGFDEDGDGKLDSVEILE, from the coding sequence ATGGTTGAGAGCTTCATAGTAAGGGATGAGGGCAAAGGGCTTCAGCGGCAGAGTATTAAATTGCTTGACAAGCCTTCGGCAATTAAATTAATAGACAATGCTGCACGGATAGAAATCATTAAAGCGCTTAGCAAAATGCCCATGTATCCTGCAGAGCTTGCAAAGGCCCTGAAAATGCATGAGCAATTGGTATATTACCACATCAAGCAGCTGATGAACGCTAGCATAATCCACGTCGTGGAAAGGCAGGAAATCAGGGGCACAATGGCCAAAAAACTGGCAGTAAAAGACTTGAATTTTGCTGTGCTCCTCAGCGATGATTGGAAGGACTTTTCAGTTGCTGAAACTGGGCTGATGGATAAAAAACTTAAGGCATTTCTCGAGCCCCTGGTAATGGAAGGGGAACTGCAGGGCAAGATAGTCGTCGGCAGTCCTGATCCCCATGGCCCGTTCAAGGCAAGGGCAAGGGACAGCCATTATGCTATTGATTTGTCGATTTTCCTCGGTAAATATGTAAAAATGCCATCTGACTTCGCTGTCAGCCTTGATGTTGACATCAATTTATCGTCGACGGACACCAATTTCCTGTTGGTTGGCGGGCCGGTAACCAACCTTGTGGTGTCGACGGTGCAGGAAAAAATGCCAGCCAGGTTTGCTGACAATAAACCGTGGGGCCTGTTTTCGGATAAGACCCAGAAAAAATATACAGAAGAGTCAATTGGAGTAGTGGCAAAAATCCCCAATCCTCACTTTCCCAACAGATATGTCATTATACTTGCTGGAATAAGCAGCCCGGGCACAAAAGCAGCAGTGCTAGCTCTCACTCGCCACACTAAGAGACTCATGGGCTCATATACAGGACAAAAGGCATGGTCAGCAATTGTGCAGGGATTTGATGAAGATGGTGATGGGAAACTTGACAGTGTTGAGATTTTGGAATAA
- a CDS encoding pyridoxal phosphate-dependent aminotransferase, giving the protein MKLSQRILGIEESQTLAFEQKARELIHSGIDVVSLSAGEPDFPTVGPAREAAIAAVEAGKTKYTDVAGTLELRQAICDKLQQDNGLAYLPKNIIVCVGAKQALYNICQVLLEKGDEAIISAPYWATYTEQVKLAEAQPVIAPTEGFQVTARNIASKVTKKTKLIILNSPCNPTGAVIEKKELVKIADLAVEKGIMLISDEIYEKITYGKEHFSIASFNDNVKEHTITVNGVSKAYSMTGWRIGYAAGPEEIIKAMVKLQGQVTSNPSSISQAAALYALKQGQSDSEKMAQEFRKRRDYAMQRLSKIKGMRCKVPDGAFYAFPDISGIEQDSRKFALQLLEKAHVSVVPGAGFGSEGYLRISYATSMKKLAEGMDRLESFIKCQNFPSSL; this is encoded by the coding sequence ATCAAGCTTAGCCAGAGAATTCTCGGCATTGAAGAAAGCCAGACACTTGCGTTTGAGCAGAAGGCAAGGGAGCTCATCCACTCAGGGATAGATGTCGTCAGCCTGAGTGCAGGCGAGCCGGACTTCCCAACTGTGGGGCCGGCCAGAGAAGCTGCAATAGCAGCTGTTGAGGCAGGCAAAACAAAATACACAGATGTGGCAGGCACCCTTGAGCTGCGCCAGGCAATTTGCGATAAGCTTCAACAGGACAATGGATTGGCCTACCTGCCAAAGAACATTATTGTTTGTGTCGGCGCTAAGCAGGCGCTTTACAACATCTGCCAGGTATTGCTGGAAAAAGGGGATGAAGCAATAATCTCTGCTCCCTACTGGGCCACATACACTGAGCAGGTCAAGCTTGCCGAGGCCCAGCCTGTCATTGCCCCAACCGAAGGATTTCAGGTTACAGCCAGGAATATTGCATCCAAAGTCACCAAAAAAACCAAGCTCATAATCCTCAACTCTCCCTGCAATCCAACCGGCGCGGTCATCGAGAAAAAGGAATTGGTTAAAATTGCGGATTTGGCTGTTGAAAAAGGGATTATGCTCATATCCGATGAGATATACGAAAAAATAACATATGGAAAAGAGCACTTTAGCATAGCATCATTCAATGATAATGTAAAGGAGCATACAATAACTGTCAACGGGGTTTCAAAGGCATACTCCATGACAGGGTGGCGGATAGGGTACGCAGCAGGCCCGGAAGAAATCATCAAGGCCATGGTCAAACTGCAGGGCCAAGTCACTAGCAACCCAAGCAGCATTTCCCAGGCAGCAGCCCTGTATGCCCTCAAGCAAGGGCAATCAGACTCGGAGAAGATGGCACAGGAATTCCGGAAGAGAAGGGATTACGCGATGCAGAGGCTGAGCAAGATCAAGGGCATGCGCTGCAAGGTCCCAGACGGCGCCTTTTATGCGTTTCCTGACATATCAGGGATAGAGCAGGATTCCAGGAAATTTGCGCTGCAGCTCCTGGAAAAGGCCCATGTCTCAGTTGTGCCCGGCGCGGGATTCGGTTCCGAGGGATATCTCAGGATAAGCTATGCGACATCCATGAAAAAACTTGCAGAAGGCATGGACAGACTGGAAAGTTTTATAAAATGTCAGAATTTTCCGTCAAGTCTGTAA
- a CDS encoding winged helix-turn-helix transcriptional regulator: MAEESFMLVSLKENQAKKLAQVISNETSRKILDFLSQQESTESEISRALKMPISTVHYNLQHLVENKLVIAEEFHYSQKGKEMLHYKLANKLIIIAPATTDEGFMKKLKRLFPLGIITLAATAVIAIINQSSNIFFSALSRSSAGMDPIAAKEAAPMLMAESTADVSATATAAQGAAATQADFAASTAQSVSSPSFFSWNSIAVWFLVGAVFAIFMYFLLEKVRERKQAN, from the coding sequence ATGGCAGAAGAATCATTCATGCTGGTTTCACTTAAGGAGAACCAGGCTAAAAAGCTGGCCCAGGTTATTAGCAATGAGACCAGCAGGAAAATACTTGATTTTCTATCCCAGCAGGAATCCACGGAATCAGAGATAAGCAGGGCCCTGAAAATGCCTATTTCAACAGTCCACTACAACCTCCAGCATTTGGTCGAAAACAAGCTTGTAATCGCCGAGGAATTCCACTACAGCCAAAAAGGCAAGGAAATGCTCCACTATAAGCTCGCAAACAAGCTGATTATCATTGCGCCGGCCACAACCGACGAAGGATTCATGAAAAAACTTAAGCGCCTATTCCCTCTTGGCATCATAACACTCGCAGCAACAGCAGTAATCGCCATCATAAACCAGTCATCCAACATATTTTTTAGTGCCCTTTCCCGCAGTTCAGCCGGCATGGACCCAATTGCAGCCAAAGAGGCCGCACCAATGCTTATGGCAGAAAGCACAGCTGACGTGTCAGCCACGGCAACAGCAGCACAGGGCGCTGCGGCAACGCAGGCAGATTTTGCTGCCAGCACCGCGCAATCCGTTTCCTCCCCTTCTTTTTTTTCATGGAACAGTATCGCAGTCTGGTTCCTTGTCGGAGCCGTTTTTGCAATTTTCATGTATTTTCTCCTTGAAAAGGTCAGGGAAAGAAAACAGGCAAATTAG
- a CDS encoding TIGR00270 family protein, producing the protein MQCEMCGINIASQKVLIEGTEMTVCADCGKFGEMIEALASAKKDEKATIQKRSVLSTFNTRPRAMPEPEIQEIIVGDYAEILHRKRERMGMTQKEFAAFLAERESIIHKIETNSYEMPIKMARKFEKLLKVSLIEEYEEKKISMGNASSGDQVTIGDLITVRKRA; encoded by the coding sequence ATGCAGTGCGAAATGTGCGGTATTAATATTGCCAGCCAGAAAGTCCTGATAGAAGGGACTGAAATGACGGTTTGTGCAGATTGCGGAAAGTTTGGTGAAATGATTGAGGCGCTTGCAAGCGCAAAAAAAGATGAAAAAGCCACAATCCAGAAAAGATCAGTGCTGTCGACATTCAACACCCGGCCGCGCGCCATGCCAGAGCCTGAAATCCAGGAAATTATCGTCGGGGATTATGCTGAAATATTGCACAGGAAAAGGGAAAGGATGGGCATGACCCAAAAGGAATTTGCTGCATTCTTAGCAGAAAGGGAATCCATAATACACAAGATTGAGACAAATTCCTATGAGATGCCGATAAAAATGGCCAGGAAGTTTGAGAAATTGCTCAAAGTCAGCCTCATTGAAGAATATGAGGAGAAGAAAATCAGCATGGGCAATGCTTCATCCGGAGACCAGGTCACAATAGGCGACTTGATCACAGTCAGGAAACGTGCCTAG